The proteins below come from a single uncultured delta proteobacterium genomic window:
- a CDS encoding ABC-type transporter, periplasmic subunit family 3, giving the protein MIRKVFLFAVFVFSGIAAAHLPAVFGDEAFAASRPVRVIYGFDREFAPFSFEDPGGKPVGFEVEIVEAIFSGSASLVSRPLQWDIIPVELGQGVVTITSGMVKTEERTKSFLFSDMPTLSLQVRLFTKNYNRYPNATFLRGQRVAVEQGSYQHRLLQNFGGINIKPFKDKVTPLKALFNDEVEAYCGPVQSAYYYMGKLGYSGMSTLGTPLGITELRIAVNRDRGDILRMVNDGMKMLVESGEYDRIYRKWFVQDLNADESLKLLNAAKEATLPAYTPYSRQTRGAAVLTATGQIYKGSAVENSDKALSVTAVTAALANAIGSADIEIKAVICVDADGRPVPVSPEERQRLLEFGRGILVLNFDEAGLLTGTMAGAGLPPAGAPGPRAAL; this is encoded by the coding sequence ATGATCCGCAAGGTCTTCCTTTTCGCGGTCTTTGTTTTTTCCGGCATTGCCGCGGCCCATCTTCCCGCTGTCTTTGGTGACGAGGCCTTTGCCGCGTCCAGGCCCGTCCGGGTGATATACGGCTTTGACCGGGAGTTCGCCCCGTTTTCCTTTGAGGACCCGGGCGGCAAACCCGTGGGGTTCGAGGTGGAGATCGTCGAGGCCATTTTCAGCGGCTCCGCGAGCCTTGTGTCGCGCCCCCTGCAATGGGACATCATCCCGGTCGAACTCGGCCAGGGCGTGGTCACCATAACATCGGGCATGGTGAAAACGGAAGAGCGGACCAAATCTTTTCTCTTTTCCGATATGCCCACCCTCTCATTGCAGGTCAGGCTGTTTACCAAAAACTACAACCGCTACCCCAACGCCACGTTTTTGCGCGGCCAGCGCGTTGCCGTCGAGCAGGGGTCATACCAGCACCGGCTGCTGCAAAACTTCGGCGGCATCAACATCAAACCGTTCAAGGACAAGGTCACGCCGCTCAAAGCCCTGTTCAACGACGAGGTGGAAGCCTACTGCGGCCCGGTGCAGAGCGCTTATTATTATATGGGCAAGCTCGGGTACTCCGGCATGTCGACGCTGGGAACGCCGCTCGGCATCACGGAGCTGCGCATCGCCGTCAACCGCGACCGGGGCGATATCCTGCGCATGGTCAACGACGGCATGAAAATGCTGGTGGAAAGCGGGGAGTACGACCGCATTTACCGCAAATGGTTCGTGCAGGACCTCAACGCCGACGAAAGCCTGAAGCTGTTGAACGCGGCCAAGGAGGCGACGCTTCCCGCCTACACCCCCTATAGCCGCCAGACGCGCGGCGCCGCCGTGCTCACCGCCACCGGGCAGATTTACAAGGGCAGCGCCGTGGAAAACAGCGACAAGGCGCTGTCCGTCACGGCCGTGACCGCCGCTCTCGCCAACGCCATAGGGTCGGCGGACATAGAAATCAAGGCCGTCATCTGCGTTGACGCCGACGGCAGGCCCGTGCCCGTTTCTCCGGAGGAACGCCAGCGGCTGCTTGAATTCGGCCGGGGCATTCTTGTTCTGAACTTTGACGAAGCGGGCCTGCTCACCGGCACGATGGCGGGCGCGGGCCTGCCGCCCGCGGGCGCGCCCGGCCCGCGCGCGGCCCTGTAA
- the ackA gene encoding Acetate kinase: protein MAYILVVNIGSTSLKYRLLEMDNEETLARGYIERIGSEKSPVSFTNGKETRSLEMDTREGYDAAIQAMLDAMIRPLDGMPRVLDDPSRIAAIGFKAVHAGMKYRGAYELTEDVLAEMEKFSGVMPAHNPPYINAARRFRKMLPAIPLVGAFETAFHKNMPDHAAVYGIPWEWTEDFEVRRYGFHGASHRYVSERAAELYGRPLKELKLITCHLGGSSSLAAVMNGTSVDTSMGFTTQSGVPMAKRSADMDPFVLPYLAEATKLREEKVLHEFVTRGGLAGISGLSGDMRDLEEAYDTNPRAKLAVKHFVHEVKKYIGAYCAVMNGLDGIVFTGGIGENAIKVRSRICANMDYLGITLDPARNVTQREEATISPAGAKVRIFVIPTNEEIIVAREALKCLK from the coding sequence ATGGCCTATATTCTGGTTGTGAACATCGGCAGCACGTCCCTCAAGTACCGTCTGCTGGAAATGGACAACGAAGAAACCCTTGCCAGAGGATATATCGAACGCATCGGGAGCGAGAAGTCCCCCGTGAGTTTCACCAACGGGAAGGAAACCCGTTCACTTGAAATGGATACCCGCGAAGGGTACGACGCGGCCATCCAGGCCATGCTCGACGCCATGATCCGCCCGCTGGACGGCATGCCGCGCGTGCTTGACGACCCCTCCCGCATCGCGGCCATCGGGTTCAAAGCCGTGCATGCGGGCATGAAATACCGTGGGGCGTATGAACTGACCGAGGACGTACTGGCGGAAATGGAAAAATTCTCCGGCGTCATGCCCGCCCACAACCCGCCCTATATCAACGCGGCCAGGCGGTTCAGAAAAATGCTCCCCGCCATTCCGCTCGTCGGCGCGTTTGAAACGGCTTTTCATAAAAACATGCCCGACCACGCCGCCGTTTACGGCATCCCCTGGGAATGGACCGAGGATTTCGAAGTGCGCCGCTACGGCTTCCACGGCGCGTCGCACCGCTACGTTTCCGAACGGGCGGCGGAGCTGTACGGCAGGCCGCTTAAAGAACTGAAACTCATCACCTGCCACCTCGGCGGCAGTTCCTCGCTCGCCGCCGTCATGAACGGTACAAGCGTGGACACCAGCATGGGTTTCACCACCCAGAGCGGCGTGCCCATGGCCAAACGCTCCGCCGACATGGATCCCTTTGTGCTGCCGTATCTCGCCGAGGCGACCAAGCTGAGGGAGGAGAAGGTGCTGCATGAATTTGTGACGCGGGGCGGCCTCGCGGGCATTTCCGGCCTGTCCGGCGACATGCGCGACCTTGAGGAAGCTTACGACACCAACCCCAGGGCCAAACTCGCCGTCAAACACTTCGTCCACGAGGTGAAAAAATACATCGGCGCGTATTGCGCGGTGATGAACGGGCTGGACGGCATCGTGTTCACCGGCGGCATCGGGGAAAACGCGATCAAGGTCCGCTCCCGCATCTGCGCGAACATGGATTATCTCGGGATCACCCTTGACCCGGCCCGCAACGTGACGCAGCGCGAGGAAGCGACCATTTCCCCCGCCGGGGCCAAAGTCCGCATTTTCGTCATCCCCACCAACGAGGAAATCATCGTGGCCCGCGAAGCCCTGAAGTGCCTGAAGTAG
- a CDS encoding Cupin domain-containing protein, whose protein sequence is MRKVFVAVTALVCCLAFTGAAFAADDFPQVYPKSGYVVKEREKLGGTGEGKVHCEYAFPRDKALADQAVKEIAWLTLPPGASIGVHKHDKNEDAYIVVSGSGVFIGGDGKEIPVKAGDTTIARKGEAHGMKNTGTEPLVILDVIAQQ, encoded by the coding sequence ATGCGCAAGGTGTTTGTGGCCGTTACCGCTCTGGTGTGTTGTCTGGCGTTCACCGGCGCGGCGTTCGCGGCGGACGATTTCCCGCAGGTATATCCTAAATCGGGCTACGTCGTGAAAGAGCGTGAAAAGCTCGGCGGCACCGGGGAGGGAAAAGTCCATTGCGAGTACGCTTTCCCGCGCGACAAGGCTCTGGCCGACCAGGCGGTCAAGGAAATAGCCTGGCTGACGCTGCCGCCGGGGGCGAGCATCGGCGTGCACAAGCATGATAAAAACGAGGACGCGTACATCGTCGTTTCCGGGAGCGGCGTCTTTATCGGAGGCGACGGCAAGGAAATTCCGGTCAAGGCCGGGGACACCACCATCGCCCGGAAGGGTGAGGCCCACGGCATGAAGAACACGGGAACCGAACCGCTGGTTATCCTGGACGTTATCGCCCAGCAATAG
- a CDS encoding Competence/damage-inducible protein CinA protein, truncation — protein MKHSHEDLIGRLSGLLTRAGYRMATAESCTGGMIAALCTDVAGSSDWFTGGIVAYSNEIKKNVLGVPGAVIAAHGAVSGEVVRHMALGALHVMGAEAVVAVSGVAGPGGGTELKPVGCVWSAVAVREKKGACAVDLANLRRVFPDAIRLEAEDLSIVIAAIPHHFKGSRAEVREAAARETLRELALLLDAGGVG, from the coding sequence ATGAAACATTCTCATGAGGATCTTATCGGCAGATTGTCCGGTTTGCTTACCCGGGCCGGGTACCGGATGGCAACGGCGGAATCCTGCACCGGCGGCATGATCGCCGCGCTCTGCACGGACGTGGCGGGCAGTTCCGACTGGTTCACCGGCGGCATTGTGGCCTATTCCAACGAAATAAAGAAAAATGTGCTCGGCGTGCCCGGGGCGGTCATTGCGGCACACGGGGCCGTCAGCGGCGAGGTTGTGCGGCATATGGCCCTGGGGGCGCTTCACGTTATGGGCGCCGAGGCCGTTGTCGCGGTTTCGGGCGTTGCGGGGCCCGGCGGTGGCACGGAGCTGAAGCCCGTGGGGTGCGTGTGGTCGGCCGTGGCCGTCCGGGAGAAGAAGGGCGCCTGCGCGGTCGATCTCGCAAATCTGCGCCGGGTTTTCCCGGACGCCATCCGGCTGGAGGCGGAGGACCTTTCCATCGTTATCGCGGCTATCCCGCATCATTTCAAGGGGTCCAGGGCCGAGGTCCGCGAGGCGGCGGCGCGGGAAACCCTGCGCGAACTCGCCTTGCTGCTGGATGCGGGCGGCGTGGGCTGA
- a CDS encoding Sigma54 specific transcriptional regulator, Fis family, whose amino-acid sequence MLKILFLFPSEYMAEFARPVLADLCPEIIVDHCQPSKTLEVVARYMAKGVGIVGARGGINQVLLENKVDIPVVDIPVTAFDSIKAVTRARSLGKNIAVLALSQMVEGIQFLASSLGIAVTQYTVTHNQDYDKAVREAVANGAEVIVGGVLATEAAKRLGVANSLLQLGEESLLRAAREALRLQEALDLESAKSDLFRVVMNASREGILVIDEAGIITGANGAAGEIFKGRALPGRSIAQIIPQLGRGGKKVVPQSPEQFLVSVGKETLVCDAVPIRRDKKVYGAVFTFQQTSRIQQMEAMIREGLYARGHVARFRFSDIIGDGEAVRKAVELAGDYAETNSGVLILGETGTGKEVFAQSIHNASKRASGPFVAVNCAAIPTQLLESELFGYVGGAFTGASKEGKPGLFEVAHGGTIFLDEVAEMDYANQSRLLRFCQERVVVRLGSYKVVPVDVRIIAATNKNLEEFVRGNKFRDDLYHRLNVLRLTLPPLRERGSDIRLYAEAFLRQFAEDSGRSLSLSPGAVRILEQYSWPGNVRECQNVMERVAARLKNGAVTAALLEEMLGPQLRFPPAAPCLADALPRKTAPSPRANRQTREILAALEASKGNHGEAANALGIDRSTLYRRMKRLGLEY is encoded by the coding sequence ATGCTCAAAATCCTGTTCCTGTTCCCTTCGGAATACATGGCGGAGTTCGCCCGTCCCGTGCTCGCTGACCTCTGCCCGGAAATCATCGTGGACCACTGCCAGCCCTCCAAAACGCTGGAGGTTGTCGCCCGGTACATGGCCAAAGGCGTCGGCATCGTGGGCGCGCGCGGCGGCATCAACCAGGTTCTGCTGGAAAACAAGGTCGACATCCCGGTCGTGGATATCCCGGTCACGGCGTTTGACAGCATCAAGGCCGTCACCAGGGCCAGGAGCCTGGGCAAGAACATCGCGGTGCTGGCGCTTTCGCAGATGGTGGAGGGCATCCAGTTTCTGGCCTCCTCCCTGGGGATCGCCGTGACCCAGTACACGGTCACCCACAACCAGGATTACGACAAGGCCGTCCGCGAAGCCGTGGCAAACGGGGCCGAGGTCATCGTGGGCGGCGTTCTGGCGACGGAAGCGGCCAAGCGGTTGGGGGTCGCGAACTCCTTGCTGCAATTGGGCGAGGAAAGTTTGCTCCGCGCGGCGCGGGAGGCGCTCCGCCTCCAGGAGGCCCTGGATCTGGAATCCGCCAAAAGCGATCTTTTCCGCGTGGTCATGAACGCCTCGCGCGAGGGCATCCTCGTTATCGACGAGGCCGGGATCATAACCGGCGCCAACGGAGCCGCCGGGGAGATATTCAAGGGGCGCGCGCTGCCGGGCCGGTCCATCGCCCAGATAATCCCGCAATTGGGGCGCGGTGGAAAAAAAGTCGTACCGCAGAGCCCGGAGCAGTTTCTCGTCTCCGTGGGCAAAGAGACGCTGGTCTGCGACGCCGTGCCCATCCGCCGCGACAAAAAAGTGTACGGGGCTGTTTTCACCTTCCAGCAGACCAGCCGCATCCAGCAAATGGAAGCCATGATCCGCGAGGGCCTTTACGCGCGCGGGCATGTCGCGCGGTTTCGCTTTTCCGATATCATCGGCGACGGCGAGGCCGTCAGGAAGGCGGTGGAACTGGCCGGGGATTACGCGGAGACCAACTCCGGCGTCCTGATCCTCGGGGAAACCGGCACCGGCAAGGAAGTTTTCGCCCAGAGCATCCACAACGCCAGCAAGCGCGCGTCCGGCCCTTTTGTGGCGGTCAACTGCGCGGCCATCCCCACCCAGCTCCTGGAAAGCGAACTGTTCGGTTACGTGGGCGGCGCGTTCACCGGCGCGAGCAAGGAAGGCAAGCCGGGACTTTTTGAAGTAGCCCACGGCGGCACCATCTTCCTCGATGAAGTGGCGGAAATGGATTACGCCAACCAGAGCCGTCTTTTGCGGTTCTGCCAGGAACGCGTGGTGGTGCGCCTGGGGAGCTACAAGGTCGTTCCCGTGGACGTGCGGATTATCGCGGCGACGAACAAGAACCTGGAAGAATTCGTGCGCGGGAACAAGTTCCGCGACGACCTCTACCACCGGCTCAACGTCCTTCGCCTCACGCTGCCGCCGCTGCGGGAGCGCGGGAGCGACATCCGGCTCTACGCCGAAGCCTTCCTGCGGCAATTTGCCGAGGACTCGGGCCGGAGCCTCTCCCTTTCGCCCGGCGCGGTACGTATTTTGGAGCAGTATTCCTGGCCCGGCAACGTCCGCGAGTGCCAAAACGTCATGGAACGGGTGGCCGCCCGGCTGAAAAACGGCGCCGTGACGGCGGCCCTGCTGGAGGAAATGCTCGGGCCGCAGTTGCGCTTCCCGCCCGCCGCGCCGTGCCTCGCGGATGCCCTGCCGCGGAAAACCGCCCCCTCGCCCAGGGCAAACCGCCAGACGCGGGAAATCCTGGCGGCGCTCGAAGCGAGCAAAGGCAACCACGGCGAAGCCGCCAACGCGCTGGGGATCGACCGCAGCACCTTGTACCGGCGCATGAAGCGTCTGGGCCTGGAGTATTGA
- a CDS encoding conserved membrane hypothetical protein (Evidence 4 : Homologs of previously reported genes of unknown function) → MEDARVTGGPAAVDRGPAGTFPASGPVTAPAGAARPEDYAASGGQMRPLTVFTGSGWDLFKIHIRNYILTILTLGVYSFWARVRVRKYLWENTVLLGENLEYTGTGGELFKSFLVVMLLGGLGMAAVYACMLLVPLAAPFIVPVILVPVGHFASYQALRYRLTRTRWHGIRGNMDGGAARYAAAGSGYSLLTLLTLFICMPLETARLTAKRLNASFFGSRRVGFSGRAKPLFASWLKSYILLALLGAGAALVLYGVGIDDVSTPAAEDIMPLVLGFFVISFGVLALAGLFTILYRAAVVRWLFGNLTFGDMRFDAKHYRAWGLFKLMLGNALLLLFTLGIAYPWTEIRTLRFFLSSIRYAGDPRLRDLLQDTLPERSRGEGLLDALDVDLAI, encoded by the coding sequence ATGGAGGATGCACGCGTTACCGGCGGTCCGGCCGCCGTGGATCGGGGTCCGGCCGGTACTTTTCCGGCGTCCGGGCCGGTGACGGCTCCCGCCGGCGCCGCCCGGCCCGAGGATTACGCCGCGAGCGGCGGGCAGATGCGGCCGCTGACGGTGTTCACCGGGTCCGGCTGGGATCTCTTTAAAATTCATATCCGGAATTATATCCTAACGATTCTGACCCTTGGCGTGTATTCTTTCTGGGCCAGGGTCAGGGTCCGCAAATACCTGTGGGAGAACACCGTTCTGCTTGGGGAAAACCTGGAGTACACGGGCACGGGCGGCGAGCTGTTCAAAAGCTTCCTCGTGGTCATGCTGCTCGGCGGCCTGGGCATGGCCGCTGTTTACGCCTGCATGCTGCTTGTTCCCCTCGCGGCTCCGTTCATCGTGCCCGTCATTCTTGTGCCGGTGGGGCATTTTGCCTCGTACCAGGCCTTGCGCTACCGGCTGACCCGCACCCGCTGGCACGGCATCCGGGGTAATATGGACGGCGGGGCCGCCAGGTACGCCGCCGCCGGGTCCGGCTACTCCCTGCTGACTCTCTTGACGCTGTTCATCTGCATGCCGCTCGAAACGGCGCGGCTGACCGCGAAACGGTTGAACGCCTCGTTTTTCGGCAGCCGGAGGGTGGGGTTTTCCGGCAGGGCCAAACCACTGTTCGCGTCCTGGTTGAAGTCCTACATCCTGCTGGCGCTGCTCGGCGCGGGGGCCGCGCTCGTGCTCTACGGCGTGGGGATTGATGACGTGTCGACCCCCGCCGCCGAAGACATCATGCCCCTGGTGCTGGGCTTTTTCGTCATTTCCTTCGGCGTGCTGGCCCTGGCGGGCCTTTTCACCATCCTGTACAGGGCCGCCGTGGTCCGCTGGCTTTTCGGCAACCTGACGTTCGGGGACATGCGGTTTGACGCCAAACACTACAGGGCCTGGGGCCTGTTCAAGCTGATGCTCGGCAACGCCCTGCTGTTGCTGTTCACGCTGGGCATAGCCTACCCCTGGACGGAAATCCGCACCCTGCGGTTTTTTCTGTCCAGCATCCGCTATGCCGGGGATCCCCGGTTGCGGGATCTTTTGCAGGACACCCTGCCGGAACGCTCGCGCGGCGAAGGCCTGCTGGACGCTCTTGACGTGGACCTCGCCATCTGA